From Daphnia pulicaria isolate SC F1-1A chromosome 4, SC_F0-13Bv2, whole genome shotgun sequence, one genomic window encodes:
- the LOC124336490 gene encoding uncharacterized protein LOC124336490: MVNRSLKDLVKESKKAVNSSYGSYNQDGKLSIGKSTVKCQQVEFYCLRKLEFPIRIPEDQEEIKLSNAGLGSKVIEVPLNQSGKEMKNLIHSNFPSLKGDFIIACRLKRGDKVLEPVFKEVPTMAQLLQKAPTKTSTMYVVPYEEIDIADREERVRCSICNNYIKVSKRFEHHLKCSEKNNA; encoded by the exons ATGGTTAATCGATCCCTAAAGGACCTTGTGAAAGAATCAAAGAAAGCTGTAAACTCAAGTTACGGTTCATACAACCAAGACg GAAAACTTTCAATTGGGAAATCGACTGTCAAGTGTCAACAggtggaattctattgtttaagAAAGTTGGAGTTTCCCATTCGAATCCCGGAAGACcaggaagaaataaaattatcgaACGCTGGTTTGGGTTCAAAAGTTATTGAAGTTCCCCTGAACCAATCAggcaaagaaatgaaaaatctgaTTCACTC AAACTTTCCGTCTTTAAAGGGAGACTTCATCATTGCATGTAGATTGAAAAGAGGAGATAAAGTTCTAGAACCTGTCTTTAAAGAAGTACCGACAATGGCTCAGCTCTTACAG aaagctCCGACAAAAACTAGCACAATGTATGTCGTCCCTTACGAGGAAATTGATATCGCTGATCGGGAGGAACGAGTCCGATGTTCAATATGCAATAATTACATTAAGGTTTCAAAGCGATTTGAACACCACTTGAAGTGCTCTGAGAAAAATAATGCTTAA
- the LOC124336409 gene encoding uncharacterized protein LOC124336409, whose protein sequence is MVHLDTHHKLIRWRFVVVGAVDGFSRKIFCMKLDTNNKAKTVLKHFLTGVKELGLPSRVRTDKGKENVGVAHLMFLTRGGNRASFISGRSVHNTRIERIWREVLRVALSPFRELFYLMEGEGILDVSNNMDIFSLHFVFRSLIEKSLDEFCAMWDSHKLRTEGLSPIQLFTLGIEELKRRSLVDGKSYTELQQFDVDMQLVNTIQNHCIRGVRGVKVPDIVCPSEDTLAELRNHFPITKITFENSVETYLSFRYVLNAMSNV, encoded by the exons ATGGTACATTTGGACACTCATCATAAACTCATTAGATGgaggtttgttgttgttggagcaGTTGACGGGTTTTctcgaaaaatattttgtatgaaGTTAGACACCAATAATAAAGCTAAAACGGTCTTGAAGCATTTTCTAACCGGTGTCAAAGAACTTGGTCTGCCATCACGAGTAAG AACTGACAAAGGAAAGGAGAATGTTGGTGTTGCTCATTTGATGTTCCTTACAAGGGGTGGTAATCGGGCCAGTTTCATCAGCGGTCGGTCAGTTCACAACACCAGAATTGAACGAATATGGAGGGAAGTGTTACGTGTTGCCCTATCCCCTTTCAGAGAATTGTTCTA TCTTATGGAAGGTGAAGGAATCCTGGACGTTTCGAACAACATGGACATATTTTCACTACATTTCGTTTTCCGATCCCTGATTGAAAAATCTTTAGATGAATTCTGTGCTATGTGGGACTCCCACAAACTCCGCACCGAGGGTTTATCTCCCATTCAACTATTCACTTTAGGAATAGAAGAATTGAAAAGACGATCCTTGGTAGACGGGAAAAGCTATACAGAATTGCAGCAATTTGATGTCGACATGCAACTTGTAAATACCATACAAAATCATTGCATCAGAGGAGTTCGTGGTGTCAAAGTGCCTGATATTGTCTGTCCATCTGAAGATACCTTGGCGGAATTGAGAAACCATTTCCCAATCACtaaaattacatttgaaaATTCCGTAGAAACGTacctttccttccgctatGTACTGAACGCAATGAGTAACGTTTAG
- the LOC124336148 gene encoding uncharacterized protein LOC124336148, whose product MGILLSWKLILLASILGLTSFASSESPNLLIRPTSSDTRQDKPLPIKLSSVQHESLCINIYDSQTTKNSKTIYFYSPMALLRHLNVASINNQTGTHGTLSVTFSIWNSELRKKVAQHLTQLLSQQIELDQVQVFDFDSIRLTSKEQSADFSLTNEWLPYANQLSLRFTLICPTREDCDRVKTQLRISPKEFEHLRLAFKPKLNDDDCFIDGVGVSKESEFPVQLKESLANLEAKFAKELISIKEETKRDFEANSRFAAKIKVTEENLAVVQKKLEITEKELEATKTSLTATRIELSNTKSIVDDLSQLTTKLNVANSQRLDHKLKATEDNLRKELSATLSHLETATTNLDSTRTELNSTNVVVADFLTQLNARTRPIVDTGKMPTSCDDLQQIGHKLSGFFSVKGSKKMEMVYCDFYPNQNDLQKWIGYADVKSAPVYFYVQRNSSFVTTKTPISFELARVNEGNSMDLTSGIFTAPRPGTYFFSFTGMAKFSNSSTLVGLGVVLYLNGGQIGLGYVEEANTVDNQWSPLTLQSTLNLKKGDRVWVQIDFWTCSCQFLSDNENHNNHFTGFMLEEEIVESL is encoded by the exons ATGGGGATTTTGTTGTCATGGAAACTGATACTACTTGCGTCGATTCTTGGTCTGACAAGTTTTGCTTCTTCAGAATCACCCAATCTTCTAATTCGTCCCACCTCATCTGATACTCGGCAGGATAAACCGCTGCCGATTAAACTTTCCTCCGTGCAGCATGAGTCCCTCTGCATCAACATTTACGACAGTCAAACAACTAAAAACAGCAAGACAATCTATTTCTACTCGCCGATGGCTCTGTTACGTCACCTGAATGTCGCTTCTATTAACAATCAAACGGGCACCCATGGAACTCTCAGTgtcactttttcaatttggaaTTCAGAACTCAGAAAAAAAGTGGCCCAACACCTTACCCAACTCCTCAGTCAACAGATCGAGCTCGATCAAGTGCAAGTCTTCGATTTCGACAGTATCAGGCTGACTAGCAAAGAACAATCTGCTGATTTCTCATTGACTAATGAGTGGCTCCCGTATGCCAACCAGTTATCACTCAGGTTTACCTTGATCTGTCCGACACGGGAAGATTGTGATCGAGTCAAGACTCAACTGCGCATCAGCCCTAAAGAATTCGAACATTTGCGACTTGCTTTTAAGCCAAAATTGAACGACG ATGATTGTTTCATTGATGGAGTTGGTGTATCTAAAGAAAGTGAATTTCCAGTTCAACTCAAAG aaTCATTGGCAAATCTTGAAGCTAAATTTGCGAAAGAGCTGATCTCCATTAAGGAAG AAACTAAAAGGGATTTTGAAGCAAATTCACGGTTTGCAGCTAAAATAAAAGTCACTGAAGAAAATCTTGCag TGGTACAAAAGAAGTTGGAAATCACAGAAAAAGAGTTGGAAGCCACCAAAACATCATTGACCGCAACTAGGATCGAATTAAGTAACACGAAATCCATAGTCGATGATCTGAGTCAACTGACGACCAAATTAAACG TAGCAAATTCGCAACGGTTAGATCATAAACTGAAAGCCACCGAAGACAATCTGAGAAAAGAACTGAGCG CAACTTTAAGTCATTTGGAAACTGCAACAACAAATTTGGACTCAACGAGAACGGAATTGAACAGCACAAATGTTGTCGTTGCTGATTTTTTAACACAATTAAATG CCCGAACGAGGCCTATAGTTGACACCGGTAAAATGCCAACCTCATGTGACGATCTACAACAAATAGGACATAAACTGAGCGGATTCTTCTCCGTCAAAGGatcgaagaagatggaaatggTTTACTGTGACTTTTATCCTAATCAGAATG ATTTACAGAAATGGATTGGATACGCCGATGTCAAATCAGCGCCCGTCTATTTCTACGTCCAAAGAAATTCTTCATTCGTCACAACGAAAACTCCGATTTCGTTCGAGTTGGCGCGGGTGAACGAGGGGAATAGCATGGATTTGACATCGGGGatattcacggcaccgcgaccgggaacttattttttctcattcacGGGAATggccaaattttcaaattcttcaacTCTTGTTGGTTTAGGAGTTgttctttatttgaacggggGTCAAATTGGATTGGGTTACGTTGAAGAGGCAAACACCGTCGATAATCAATGGAGTCCGCTGACCCTTCAGTCGACgcttaacttaaaaaaaggcgATCGAGTTTGGGTGCAGATTGATTTCTGGACATGTTCTTGTCAGTTTCTGAGTGACAACGAAAACCACAATAatcatttcacgggtttcatgttggaggaggaaattgtggAGTCTCTTTAA
- the LOC124336516 gene encoding uncharacterized protein LOC124336516: MAASFKSSTTTTGDLRMFRVRRSLKNEKFAAAIFRQVGVLLKLSKTSVISRAKAEKTISISLPFSTWESSSIEPLLTCSPLSSFNFIICVDTIEATLCCMIKEPFVVFNVQWISSQFRLVIHFLNCCFDTSGGLKWFLYTLKFNRSTNIDQ, from the exons ATGGCTGCCTCCTTCAAGTCTTCAACCACGACCACGGGAGATCTGAGAATGTTTCGAGTCCGGCGGAGccttaaaaacgaaaaatttgcTGCAGCGATTTTCCGTCAAGTAGGAGTTTTATTAAAGTTAAGTAAAACCTCGGTAATTTCACGAGCTAAAGCCGAAAAAAC AATCAGCATAAGTTTGCCTTTTTCAACATGGGAGAGCAGTTCCATTGAGCCTTTGCTGACTTGCAGCCCATTATCATccttcaattttattatttgtgttgACACAATCGAGGCAACCTTATGTTGCATGATAAAG GAGCCGTTTGTGGTGTTTAACGTGCAGTGGATTTCCAGCCAGTTCCGGTTGGtcatacactttttaaattgctgCTTCGACACTTCCGGTGGCTTGAAATGGTTTCTGTACACCTTGAAATTTAATCGGAGCACTAATATTGATCAATAG
- the LOC124336358 gene encoding brachyurin-like: protein MKIAALILVAVALAQAAEIPKLRNFRNPAHLPPRSALFPRPSQVQGPGYFVPTGEHAHVFSTRGVCGQVKNQESERIVGGVEAVPHEFPWNVAVIVDNYYSCGATIISADWILTVAHCADGGRSFEVILGAHNMNIVEPTQVRITATQYTLHPEWNSANLQNDVALIKLPTPVSFTPEIAPICLAPNTEPDHVGDILLATGWGLDSDSATSTTDNLRKVYAPGISVEDCQAVYGNRYGVLDSVLCINTTGGHGTCKGDSGSPLSYINNGVYIQVGIDSFGSPIGCEWGYPTGFSRISSYVDWIVSVTGLVV from the exons ATGAAAATCGCAGCTCTAATTCTGGTTGCTGTCGCCCTTGCCCAG GCGGCAGAGATCCCGAAGCTTAGAAACTTCCGCAATCCAGCTCATTTGCCTCCCAGGTCTGCTCTTTTCCCTCGCCCAAGCCAAGTCCAGGGTCCGGGCTACTTTGTCCCCACTGGCGAGCACGCTCACGTCTTCAGCACCCGTG GTGTTTGCGGACAAGTCAAGAACCAAGAGTCTGAGCGCATCGTTGGCGGAGTTGAGGCCGTCCCTCACGAGTTCCCATG GAATGTAGCTGTGATTGTTGACAATTACTACTCCTGCGGAGCTACCATCATTTCCGCCGACTGGATTTTGACTGTTGCCCACTGTGCCGACGGAGGCCGATCCTTCGAAGTCATCCTTGGCGCACACAACATGAACATTGTCGAGCCAACCCAAGTCAGAATTACCGCCACACAATACACCTTGCATCCCGAATGGAATTCCGCCAATTTGCAGAATGACGTTGCCCTGATCAAGTTGCCAACACCCGTTAGCTTCACCC CTGAAATCGCCCCCATCTGCTTGGCACCAAACACCGAACCGGATCACGTTGGAGACATTCTCTTGGCTACCGGCTGGGGACTCGACTCCGACA GTGCAACATCAACCACAGACAATCTCCGTAAAGTCTACGCTCCCGGAATCAGCGTCGAAGACTGCCAGGCCGTTTACGGTAACCGTTACGGTGTGCTGGATTCAGTTCTCTGCATCAACACCACCGGCGGCCATGGAACTTGCAAA GGTGACTCTGGCAGCCCATTGAGCTACATCAACAACGGAGTTTACATCCAGGTTGGCATTGACAGCTTCGGTTCGCCCATCGGATGTGAATGGGGATACCCAACTGGATTCTCGCGCATTTCCAGCTATGTTGACTGGATCGTCTCTGTGACTGGCTTGGTCGTCTAG